In Oenanthe melanoleuca isolate GR-GAL-2019-014 linkage group LGE22, OMel1.0, whole genome shotgun sequence, the following proteins share a genomic window:
- the SLC39A5 gene encoding zinc transporter ZIP5: protein MSRPGLVLAALGLLVSGVGGSPGRLPEDAEQEHGYYLRQLFGQYGANGTLPFEGLARLLGSLGLGRVQVVQIQHEELGHGHVSHLDLLEVQEDKHRHRHPLWEHGGDPPSPPLSPPPSPTPSWPEAVPAEPPAVGGVPRQFQPTLSLLGRVLGLEHSSADHPHDDCLNVSQLLVNFGLDPVAQLTPEQFTLLCPALLYQIDSRVCIQHSDEVTLPPPGGAPWPALGWALLAVLSVSLPSALAVLLAPLLSRASFRSLLAFLVALAVGTLCGDALLHLWPHAQGRHSEAPGEPDPAVLQGLAVLGGIYLLFLLELLLGKLRHRREAAGHAHGETPGPATGILAPSRAGTELRHLTAPDPELELRPPEPSQGPSHSHGHSHGHSHGPALPLGPAAAGTVWMVVLGDGVHNLMDGLAIGAAFSHSLSSGLSTALAVLCHELPHELGDLAVLLRAGAAPRSVLLLNLLSALLSGLGALAGVALGHSGTPLAPWLLTATAGVFLYVALADMLPEALRGPGGGGWRLLALQNAGFLLGAGTMLGIALAEGHLRSWLQP, encoded by the exons ATGAGCCGCCCTGGGCTCGTCCTGGCCGCGCTGGGGCTGCTGGTTTCGGGGGTCGGGGGGTCCCCGGGGCGGCTCCCGGAGGACGCGGAGCAGGAACACGGCTACTACCTGCGGCAGCTCTTCGGCCAGTACGGGGCCAACGGGACGCTGCCCTTCGAGGGGCTGGCGcggctgctgggcagcctggggctgggcagggtgcaGGTGGTCCAAATCCAGCACGAGGAGCTGGGCCACGGCCACGTCAGCCACCTGGACCtgctggaggtgcaggaggacaagcaccggcaccggcacccGCTGTGGGAGCACGGCGGggaccccccgagccccccgctCAG CCCCCCGCCCTCCCCGACGCCGAGCTGGCCCGAGGCGGTGCCCGCAGAGCCCCCCGCGGTTGGGGGGGTCCCCCGGCAGTTCCAGCCCAccctcagcctgctggggaGGGTCCTGGGCTTGGAGCACTCCAGCGCCGACCACCCGCATGATGAT TGCCTGAACGTGAGCCAGCTGCTGGTGAATTTTGGGCTGGACCCGGTGGCGCAGCTGACACCCGAGCAGTTCACGCTGCTCTGCCCGGCGCTGCTCTACCAGATCGACAGCCGCGTCTGCATCCAGCACAGCGATGAGGTGACGCTGCCTCCCCCGGGGGGGGCCCCCTGGCCAG CGCTGGGCTGGGCGCTGCTGGCCGTGCTGTCCGTGAGCCTCCCGTCGGCGCTGGCCGTGCTGCTGGCGCCGCTGCTGAGCCGCGCCTCCTTCCGCTCGCTGCTCGCCTTCCTGGTGGCCCTGGCCGTGGGGACACTCTGCGGGGACGCGCTGCTGCACCTCTGGCCGCAC GCGCAGGGGCGGCACTCGGAGGCCCCGGGGGAGCCGGACCCCGCcgtgctgcaggggctggcgGTGCTGGGCGGCATCtacctgctcttcctgctggagctgctcctgggcaaGCTGCGGCACCGGCGGGAGGCCGCG GGACACGCCCACGGAGAGACCCCCGGCCCGGCCACGGGGATCCTGGCACCGTCACGGGCAG GGACCGAGCTGCGGCACTTGACGGCCCCGGATccggagctggagctgagaccCCCCGAGCCCTCCCAGGGACCCTCACACTCCCACGGACACTCCCACGGACACTCCCACGGCCCCGCGCTGCCCCTCGGGCCCGCGGCCGCTGGCACCGTGTGGATGGTGGTGCTGGGAGACGGCGTCCACAACCTGATGGACGGGCTGGCCATCG GAGCCGCCTTCTCGCACAGCCTCTCCAGCGGGCTCAGCACCGCGCTGGCCGTGCTGTGCCACGAGCTGCCGCACGAGCTGG GTGACCTGGCCGTGCTGctgcgggcgggggcggccccgcgcTCCGTGCTGCTGCTCAACCTCCTCTCGGCGCTGCTCTCGGGGCTGGGGGCGCTGGCGGGGGTCGCCCTGGGCCACAGCGGGACCCCGCTCGCCCCCTGGCTGCTCACGGCCACCGCCGGCGTCTTCCTCTACGTGGCGCTGGCCGATATG CTCCCCGAGGCGCTGCGCGGCCCCGGCGGGGGCGGCTGGCGGCTGCTGGCGCTGCAGAACGCGGGGTTCCTGCTGGGCGCGGGCACCATGCTGGGCATCGCCCTGGCCGAGGGGCACCTCcgctcctggctgcagccctga
- the LOC130265719 gene encoding uncharacterized protein LOC130265719: MDTGTAGMGWTLEGWDGHSRDGMDTGGMGWTWGQQGWDGHRRDGMGMGTAGMGWAQEGWDGHGDSRDGMGTGGMGWTWGQQGRDGHWRDGMDMGTAGMGWAQEGWDGHGDSRDGMDTGGMGWTWGQWDGMDTAGMGWAQEGWDGHEDSRDGMGTAGNGTDMAGTGQTWQGWDWHGHSGMGTAGNRQGTGWEWDWQSREQDGHSRDGMDTAGNGMDTAGNGMDTAGNGMDTAGMGWTRQEWDGHGHSGTGMAGTGQEWDREWDWQSKEHDRHSRREWRGNGMDTGGMGWTRQGMGWTRQGRDGTGTERDGHGREWDGHGRDRMERAQWDGHNPRLASPNSWLPPPTPQSPALGRARPCSPLKCPIFIEFLNK, encoded by the exons atggacacggggacagcagggatgggatggacactggagggatgggatggacacagcagggatgggatggacactggagggatgggatggacatggggacagcagggatgggatgggcacaggagggatgggatgggcatggggacagcagggatgggatgggcacaggagggatgggatggacatggggacagcagggatgggatgggcacaggagggatgggatggacatggggacagcagggaagggatggacactggagggatgggatggacatggggacagcagggatgggatgggcacaggagggatgggatggacatggggacagcagggatgggatggacactggagggatgggatggacatggggacagtgggatgggatggacacagcagggatgggatgggcacaggagggatgggatggacatgaggacagcagggatgggatgggcacagcagggaatgggacagacatggcaggaacaggacagacatggcagggatgggactggCACGGGCACAgtgggatgggcacagcagggaacaggcagggaacaggatgggaatgggactggcagagcagggagcaggatggacacagcagggatgggatggacacggcagggaatgggatggacacggcagggaatgggatggacacggcagggaatgggatggacaCGGCAGGAATGGGATGGACACGGCAGGAATGGGATGGACACGGGCACAGTGGGACTGGCATGgcaggaacaggacaggaatgggacagggaatgggactGGCAGAGTAAGGAACACGACAGACACAGCAGGAGGGAATGGAGAGGGAACGGGATGGAcacaggagggatgggatggacacggcagggaatgggatggacaCGGCAGGGACGGGATGGAACAGGCACA GAACGGGATGGACACggcagggaatgggatggacacggcagggacaggatggaacGGGCACAGTGGGACGGGCACAACCCCAGGCTGGCATCACCGAACTCTTGGCTCCCCCCCCCAACCCCGCAGAGCCCCGCGCTGGGCCGGGCCCGGCCTTGTTCTCCTTTAAAGTGCCCTATATTTATagaatttctaaataaatag